A window from bacterium encodes these proteins:
- a CDS encoding SWIM zinc finger family protein → MSRRGRTEYWEPWDGSGWYPPAPPKQPPPAHGIKVKKIATTWWGQRWIEALEKVSREYANRLARGRTYARAGRVHDLEIASGKVSAHVTGSRPTPYRVTLHLRSFSSAVWAKALAAMAREAIFAAQLLAGEMPKDIDKAFQAVGVSLFPVKRDDLKTECSCPDWANPCKHVAATHYVLGEAFDRDPFLLFELRGQTRAQVLDALCRLRAGAGATERAKGRATAATSVSLDKTAAEGFERFRARLTSLRFRIDAPAVHAAVLRQLSAPPSWSLHESPAEALGAAYEAGGTLARHLALAGNGRMTGSEPHGR, encoded by the coding sequence GTGAGCCGACGTGGCCGCACCGAGTATTGGGAGCCCTGGGACGGCTCGGGCTGGTATCCGCCGGCACCGCCGAAGCAGCCTCCTCCTGCGCACGGCATCAAGGTCAAGAAAATCGCGACGACTTGGTGGGGCCAGCGCTGGATCGAGGCGCTGGAGAAGGTCTCGCGGGAGTACGCGAATCGCCTCGCGCGAGGCCGGACGTATGCCCGCGCCGGCCGCGTGCACGACCTCGAGATCGCCTCGGGCAAAGTCTCCGCGCACGTCACCGGCTCGCGGCCGACCCCGTACAGGGTGACGCTGCACCTTCGCAGTTTCTCCTCCGCCGTCTGGGCCAAGGCCCTGGCCGCAATGGCCAGGGAGGCGATCTTCGCCGCCCAGCTCCTCGCGGGGGAGATGCCGAAGGACATCGACAAGGCATTTCAGGCCGTCGGCGTCAGCCTCTTCCCCGTCAAGCGGGACGATCTGAAGACCGAATGCTCCTGTCCGGATTGGGCGAACCCGTGCAAGCACGTTGCGGCGACGCATTACGTCTTGGGTGAAGCGTTCGACAGAGACCCCTTTCTCCTGTTCGAGCTCCGCGGGCAGACCCGGGCGCAGGTGCTCGACGCGCTGTGCCGGCTGCGGGCCGGCGCGGGTGCAACCGAGCGGGCCAAGGGTCGTGCGACCGCCGCCACAAGCGTGTCACTGGACAAGACCGCGGCCGAGGGCTTTGAGCGATTCCGCGCGCGCCTCACATCACTTCGCTTTCGGATCGACGCACCAGCGGTCCATGCGGCTGTCCTACGCCAGCTCAGTGCGCCGCCCTCGTGGTCGCTTCATGAATCCCCCGCGGAGGCTCTCGGCGCCGCGTACGAAGCGGGGGGCACTCTGGCCCGACACCTCGCTCTCGCCGGCAACGGCAGGATGACAGGTAGCGAACCCCACGGCCGTTGA